One genomic region from Streptomyces sp. Li-HN-5-11 encodes:
- a CDS encoding decaprenylphospho-beta-D-erythro-pentofuranosid-2-ulose 2-reductase produces MKDATGLPQSLLVLGGTSEIALATARRLIARRTRTVWLAGRPSPALDEAAAHLRTLGADVRTVAFDALDPESHEAALGKVFAETAVDMVLLAFGVLGDQAYDEREPLNAVRVAQTNYTGAVSAGLVTARELQNQGHGSLVVLSSVAGERARRADFIYGSSKAGLDSFAQGLGDALHGTGVHVMVVRPGFVRSRATAGRAEPRLTTTPEEVATAVELGLRRRSETVWVPGVLRLVTAVVRHLPRAVFRRLPL; encoded by the coding sequence ATGAAGGATGCCACCGGCCTGCCCCAGTCCCTGCTCGTCCTCGGCGGCACGTCCGAGATCGCGCTGGCCACCGCCCGCCGCCTGATCGCGCGCCGCACCCGCACGGTGTGGCTGGCGGGCCGCCCGTCGCCCGCGCTGGACGAGGCCGCCGCGCATCTGCGCACCCTGGGCGCGGACGTGCGCACCGTCGCCTTCGACGCGCTCGACCCCGAGTCCCACGAGGCCGCGCTGGGCAAGGTCTTCGCCGAGACGGCCGTCGACATGGTGCTGCTGGCCTTCGGCGTCCTCGGCGACCAGGCCTACGACGAGCGGGAACCGCTGAACGCGGTGCGGGTCGCCCAGACCAACTACACCGGCGCGGTGTCCGCGGGGCTCGTGACCGCGCGGGAACTGCAGAACCAGGGGCACGGATCGCTGGTGGTGCTCTCCTCGGTCGCCGGCGAACGGGCCCGCCGCGCCGACTTCATCTACGGCTCCAGCAAGGCCGGCCTGGACAGCTTCGCGCAGGGCCTGGGCGACGCGCTGCACGGCACCGGCGTGCACGTGATGGTCGTACGCCCCGGGTTCGTACGGTCCCGGGCAACCGCCGGGCGCGCGGAGCCCCGCCTGACGACCACGCCCGAGGAGGTCGCCACGGCCGTCGAACTGGGCCTCAGGCGGCGCTCGGAGACCGTGTGGGTGCCGGGTGTGCTCCGGCTGGTGACGGCGGTGGTGCGGCACCTGCCGAGGGCGGTGTTCCGGCGGCTGCCGCTGTAG
- a CDS encoding YihY/virulence factor BrkB family protein: MDWLKNLPVIGPPLARLMLTHAWRSYERLDRVKWTRLAAAMTFVSFVALFPLLTVAAAVGAATLTTQQQHALQHRIAQQFPGLGDQLDINSLVQNAGTVGVIAGAVLLLTGIGWVGQVRDCLRAVWELADPEENPLVSKVKDAGILVGLGGAVLVTLVVSTVASAAVGWLSRQFGLDEHGWGSVLLRLVAFVVAVLADFLVLLYVLTLLPGVEPPRRRLLVAALLGAVGFELLKLILSGYIQGVAAKSMYGAFGVPVALLLWINFTAKLVLYCAAWTATGSRSTKLTGGCGGASDPAAASGG, from the coding sequence ATGGACTGGCTGAAGAACCTCCCCGTCATCGGTCCGCCGCTCGCCCGCCTGATGCTCACGCACGCATGGCGGTCGTACGAGCGGCTGGACCGGGTGAAGTGGACGCGGCTGGCCGCGGCCATGACGTTCGTCAGCTTCGTCGCGCTCTTCCCGCTGCTGACGGTGGCCGCCGCGGTCGGCGCCGCCACGCTCACCACCCAGCAGCAGCACGCCCTGCAGCACCGGATCGCCCAGCAGTTCCCCGGCCTCGGCGACCAGCTCGACATCAACTCCCTGGTGCAGAACGCCGGAACGGTCGGCGTCATCGCGGGCGCCGTCCTGCTGCTGACCGGCATCGGCTGGGTCGGCCAGGTGCGGGACTGCCTGCGCGCGGTGTGGGAGCTGGCCGACCCGGAGGAGAACCCGCTGGTGAGCAAGGTGAAGGACGCGGGCATCCTCGTCGGCCTCGGCGGCGCGGTGCTCGTCACGCTCGTCGTCTCCACCGTCGCCTCCGCCGCCGTCGGCTGGCTGTCGCGGCAGTTCGGCCTGGACGAGCACGGCTGGGGCAGCGTCCTGCTGCGGCTCGTCGCGTTCGTGGTGGCCGTGCTCGCCGACTTCCTGGTGCTGCTGTACGTCCTCACCCTGCTGCCCGGAGTCGAGCCGCCGCGCCGCCGGCTGCTCGTCGCCGCGCTGCTCGGCGCGGTCGGCTTCGAGCTGCTGAAGCTGATCCTCAGCGGCTACATCCAGGGTGTGGCGGCGAAGAGCATGTACGGCGCCTTCGGCGTCCCCGTCGCGCTGCTGCTGTGGATCAACTTCACCGCCAAGCTGGTGCTGTACTGCGCGGCCTGGACGGCGACGGGGAGCAGGAGCACAAAACTCACGGGCGGCTGCGGCGGCGCATCAGATCCGGCAGCGGCCAGCGGCGGTTGA
- a CDS encoding 2'-5' RNA ligase family protein: MGTVTIGVSIAVPEPHGSLLQERRAGFGDAAAHGIPTHVTLLPPTEVDSADLPAVEAHLTEVAAAGRPFTMRLSGTGTFRPLSPVVYVRVVEGAEACTWLQTRIRDASGPVARELQFPYHPHVTVAHGIEDAAMDRAFEALADYEAEWPCTGFALYEQGADQVWRKLREFAFGGRTVVPPQAAHVDRGTLPTR; encoded by the coding sequence GTGGGGACCGTAACGATCGGCGTGTCGATCGCGGTCCCGGAGCCCCACGGCAGCCTGCTCCAGGAGCGGCGCGCGGGCTTCGGCGACGCCGCGGCTCACGGGATCCCCACGCACGTCACGCTGCTGCCGCCCACGGAGGTCGACTCCGCGGACCTGCCGGCCGTCGAGGCGCACCTGACCGAGGTGGCCGCCGCCGGGCGGCCCTTCACGATGCGGCTGTCCGGCACCGGTACGTTCCGGCCGCTGTCGCCGGTGGTGTACGTGCGGGTCGTCGAGGGCGCCGAGGCGTGCACCTGGCTGCAGACGCGGATCCGCGACGCCTCCGGGCCGGTGGCGCGTGAACTCCAGTTCCCCTACCACCCGCACGTGACCGTGGCGCACGGCATCGAGGACGCGGCGATGGACCGCGCCTTCGAGGCGCTCGCCGACTACGAGGCCGAGTGGCCGTGCACCGGGTTCGCGCTGTACGAGCAGGGAGCGGACCAAGTGTGGCGCAAGCTGAGGGAGTTCGCCTTCGGCGGCCGTACGGTGGTGCCCCCGCAGGCGGCCCACGTCGACCGCGGCACGCTGCCGACCCGCTGA